A portion of the Pagrus major chromosome 8, Pma_NU_1.0 genome contains these proteins:
- the cep152 gene encoding centrosomal protein of 152 kDa isoform X2: MSIDFDSAALQTQHDDEEEYDQEDYAREQELQKLLTDLPDDMLEDSRDSSSPELEYSPCSNKKTGNSPQSTWPQQWSAHPRPTSHEQNYEVEYDQHSHDEYGYEDGAAQINGHRSHPQSQPLPHTWNQQSQDHQFTQGDYTYTSMGTEKSPETSDFSTEEYGAKQYPQGANNGVVYNGEGGRRDNQNYGDHDSARNHFHSVQGNRVMDQYKASYNPHQPKMFNSQAVHQEGQLDHLQREFLDSTQQTADREQLAQLQILNKAQQRQIEDLERKLEDSRRNMRYVEHQLAIAKDEKDGLAVSLKESSRLVEEAREREVQMHNKLKAMEHQVKVLTERDQENMKRQRVAEAAVDSMKQQMLELCRSDTLSRSREQHDRDLTVMKEQHDSALLTIQQKLDLTSQALDEQIDDCQGLRERVKQLERQREEEQLERARVVNALSQRLEESQQQCAKLLHTSSVQETTQMQIKLQQAQSAKALGENMNKVLQEDLADLKEQITLYESAVKHGVIALDLTSDCENQLSESCVDLGLKKTNRKNGLLHSTALANLSDSKLPKDEAMRLLRVEMQRCLSSLKGKRQKISQLQEELQLCQGRVNELQTQLDDAKLSSSVRETSQMKHLDITGESQKEFMSLQEDKQHLQEQVELLEKKNKELKQSEEKVRSANGELCSKMREMIQELDKEKQEASERSERIHQQYRDDVVSQIRTELMLEHDAHVEQLTEQHQQQLQQLQTQLSEANDKMLAVQECYLSVCKEKDTLEEHMRNREKEEALIRENEQNMSEESVTAVEKLRAELEAQHQASIYQLKALWSKEKETEIQLQVDAHVASAKAAWKEELHKMERTWVQRLEDARREKHRETAEASCQADDIEASSGTITVEDLDSRLSAQKQQLQLEADKVKRKAVEEARKRIQRELHEKHLEDMAKQVEGAVTRAYNRWIEDLTSLPEYQASLQTEREKWEELQEKLTEQQVSQALREAEGQWRKKQKNQLEEQSSGSQRVEELQEEVAALQTRLEQVRREQAALLKAELAGARAAWNRDKQQEISAIQVRSEQVYQTKLQEQHRKLEQALQQAREDSDLEKKELLLQMEAKLQQTLGAREEEWRCQHAEKEQAKGQQMRDELRAELRTSLAEVQAQLLRDTKTDQQGAEDIRSTSGSSEGTITQIIHTSCRDIVNRAVTQAKKEWKKISEERLGRVLKETQQQHEREMDRMQNSLSQQKEQAPCRKECAETVSKLQKKNQELQRHLEKACRQLQHSVREHKTALKQLTDEHESSLQKAKEEHLQQLEEVKRAKESSGSSDNQQSLQQGLEEMKQQYLMTVEKIRGDMLRYLQESRERAAEMIRKEVQRERQDTARKMRRYYLTCLQELLEDGGKTTGAEKKIMNAASKLAAMAKLLETPIKSKSVKNFSLQSGLPAVLPPGGHAGCSNNPSTLPELPEFPELPDIRPEERSNRERNSADLEQKKNAAARTKPLNHQDVSASGKEAASADAGLKPQSAAHKHLRSYKPSQEMTSPSQVDFVNVSVRSKNRELYLQGVDNQPNSERKNKPFLIQEAPVRDEKRTDWSMTSSDSDTGFQVSRLSYSGGKVEPVKPFSVSAASDSDLGEFGGLTPNVSDVTVYNEIAKKTPHTQTLNHAKMSTHREPTPGSEAEKQHGVCSRPLFSELRQRQQDSGFDSPFYQQK; this comes from the exons ATGTCTATTGATTTTGATAGTGCTGCTCTTCAAACCCAgcatgatgatgaagaagaataCGACCAGGAGGACTATGCAAGAGAGCAAGAG ctgCAGAAGCTGCTCACAGACCTGCCTGATGACATGCTGGAGGACAGCCGAGACTCCTCCTCCCCAGAGCTGGAGTACTCTCCCTGCAGCAATAAAAAAACTGGCAACAG CCCACAATCCACGTGGCCTCAGCAATGGTCAGCTCATCCAAGGCCAACCTCTCATGAACAG AACTATGAGGTTGAATATGATCAACACTCTCATGATGAGTACGGTTATGAGGATGGAGCTGCTCAGATCAACGGACATCGTAGTCACCCCCAAAGTCAGCCTCTGCCTCATACGTGGAACCAGCAGTCACAGGACCATCAGTTCACCCAGGGAGATTATACATACACCAGCATGGGCACAGAAAAATCGCCAGAGACTAGTGATTTCTCCACAGAAGAGTATGGGGCTAAACAATACCCTCAAGGCGCTAATAACGGTGTAGTGTACAATGGAGAAGGAGGACGCAGAGACAACCAAAACTACGGGGACCACGACAGTGCCAGAAACCATTTTCAT TCTGTACAGGGGAACAGAGTAATGGATCAGTACAAGGCCAGCTACAATCCTCATCAGCCAAAGATGTTTAACTCGCAGGCCGTTCACCAAGAAGGTCAACTGGACCATCTGCAAAGAGAATTCCTCGACTCCACACAAC AAACAGCTGATAGGGAGCAGCTTGCCCAGCTGCAGATTTTAAACAAGGCTCAGCAGAGGCAGATTGAAGACTTGGAGCGAAAACTGGAGGATTCAAGGCGTAATATGAGATACGTCGAGCATCAGTTAGCCATTGCCAAAG ATGAAAAAGATGGCCTAGCAGTAAGTCTAAAGGAATCGAGTCGATTGGTTGAAGAGgccagggagagagaggttCAAATGCATAACAAATTGAAGGCAATGGAGCACCAAGTAAAGGTCCTTACGGAGAGAGACCAGGAG AACATGAAGAGGCAGAGGGTGGCAGAGGCTGCCGTGGACAGCATGAAGCAGCAGATGTTGGAGCTTTGTCGCTCTGACACCCTGTCCAGATCACGGGAGCAGCATGACAGAGACCTTACTGTCATGAAGGAGCAGCATGACTCTGCACTGTTGACAATACAGCAGAAACTGGACTTGACCTCTCAGGCGCTGGACGAACAG ATTGATGATTGTCAAGGGTTACGAGAGCGGGTGAAGCAGCTGGAGCgccagagagaagaagagcaacTGGAGAGAGCCAGAGTCGTTAACGCCCTCTCTCAGCGTCTGGAGGAGAGTCAACAGCAATGTGCCAAGCTGCTGCACACAA GTTCAGTGCAGGAGACGACTCAGATGCAAATCAAACTACAGCAGGCTCAATCAGCCAAGGCACTGGgtgaaaacatgaacaaagtctTACAG GAGGATCTGGCTGATTTGAAGGAACAGATCACCCTGTATGAATCTGCTGTGAAACATGGTGTTATTGCATTAGACCTGACCAGTGATTGTGAGAACCAGCTGTCTGAATCCTGCGTGGATTTAggattaaagaaaacaaataggAAAAATGGCCTGCTTCACAG TACTGCGCTGGCTAACCTGTCGGACTCCAAACTGCCCAAAGATGAAGCTATGCGTTTGCTGCGAGTGGAGATGCAGCGCTGCCTGAGTAGTCTGAAGGGGAAGCGGCAGAAGATCAgtcagctgcaggaggagctcCAGCTCTGTCAGGGTCGAGTGAACGAGCTGCAGACCCAGTTAGATGACGCCAAGCTCAGTTCTTCG GTCAGAGAGACCAGCCAGATGAAACATCTAGACATCACTGGAGAATCTCAGAAAGAGTTTATGAGCCTACAGGAAGACAAACAACACTTGCAGGAACAAGTGGAG TTGTTAGAAAAGAAGAATAAGGAGCTGAAACAGAGTGAGGAGAAGGTGAGGTCTGCCAATGGGGAGCTTTGCAGCAAGATGAGGGAGATGATCCAGGAACTGgacaaagagaagcaggaggCCTCTGAGAG ATCTGAGCGCATACATCAGCAGTACAGGGACGATGTGGTGAGCCAGATCCGAACAGAGCTCATGCTGGAACATGACGCTCACGTTGAACAGCTGACTgaacagcaccagcagcagctccagcagttaCA GACCCAGCTGTCTGAGGCCAATGATAAGATGTTGGCCGTGCAAGAGTGTTACTTATCTGTCTGCAAGGAGAAGGACACGCTGGAAGAACACATGCGCAacagggagaaggaggaggctTTGATCAGGGAAAATGAG CAAAACATGAGTGAGGAGAGTGTTACCGCTGTGGAGAAGCTGAGGGCTGAGCTTGAGGCTCAGCATCAGGCTTCAATATACCAGCTCAAAGCTCTCTGGTCCAAAGAAAAGGAGACTGAGATCCAGCTGCAGGTGGACGCTCACGTAGCCTCGGCCAAGGCTGCTTGGAAAGAGGAACTACATAAG ATGGAGAGGACTTGGGTCCAGAGGCTGGAGGATGCTAGGAGAGAGAAGCACAGAGAGACTGCTGAGGCATCCTGTCAGGCAGATGACATTGAGGCCAGCAGTGGGACGATTACTGTTGAGGATCTCGACTCCAGGCTCAGTGCccagaaacagcagctgcagctggaagctGACAAAGTCAAACGCAAAGCTGTGGAAGAAGCCAGGAAACGAATCCAGAGAGAGCTACACGAGAAACACCTCGAAGACATGGCCAAACAG GTTGAAGGTGCAGTAACAAGGGCCTACAATCGCTGGATTGAGGATTTGACTTCATTACCTGAATACCAAGCCTCTCTccaaacagagagggagaaatgggAGGAACTACAAGAAAAACTGACAGAACAACAG GTGTCCCAGGCCCTGAGGGAGGCAGAGGGGCAGTGGCGTAAGAAGCAAAAGAACCAGCTTGAGGAACAGAGCTCAGGATCCCAGAGAGTGGAGGAGCTCCAAGAGGAGGTGGCAGCTCTCCAGACTCGGCTGGAGCAAGTGAGGAGAGAGCAGGCTGCCCTGCTGAAGGCTGAGCTGGCCGGAGCGAGAGCGGCCTGGAACCGAGACAAACAACAGGAGATCTCTGCCATCCAGGTCCGCAGTGAGCAGGTGTACCAAACCAAGCTCCAAGAGCAACACAGAAAGCTGGAGCAGGCTTTGCAGCAGGCCAGAGAGGACTCAGACCTCGAGAAGAAGGAGCTGCTCCTCCAGATGGAGGCCAAACTACAACAGACTCTAGGAGCCCGAGAGGAGGAATGGAGATGTCAGCATGCAGAGAAGGAGCAGGCCAAGGGACAGCAGATGAGAGATGAACTACGAGCAGAGCTTCGGACTAGTCTGGCAGAGGTCCAGGCACAACTTCTCAGGGATACCAAAACAGATCAGCAGGGCGCTGAAGACATCAGGAGTACCAGCGGGTCCTCAGAGGGCACAATAACACAAATCATCCACACATCCTGCAGAGACATAGTCAACAGAGCAGTAACTCAAGCTAAGAAGGAATGGAAAAAA ATCAGTGAGGAGAGACTGGGCCGTGTgttaaaagaaacacagcaacagCATGAGAGAGAAATGGACAGAATGCAAA ACTCTTTGTCCCAGCAGAAGGAACAGGCTCCTTGTAGGAAGGAGTGCGCTGAGACTGTAAGTaagctgcagaagaagaatCAGGAGCTCCAGAGACACTTGGAGAAAGCCTGTCGACAACTGCAGCACAGCGTTCGAGAGCACAAAACTGCCCTGAAGCAGCTAACAG ATGAGCATGAGAGCAGCTTACAGAAGGCAAAGGAGGAGCATCTGCAGCAGCTAGAAGAAGTGAAGAGGGCCAAAGAATCCTCAgg GAGTTCTGACAACCAGCAAAGTCTTCAGCAAGGACTCGAGGAGATGAAGCAGCAATACCTGATGACTGTAGAGAAGATCAGAG GAGACATGCTGCGTTACCTCCAGGAGAGCCGGGAGCGAGCAGCCGAAATGATCCGCAAGGAGGTGCAGAGGGAAAGGCAGGACACTGCCAGAAAGATGCGGCGCTATTATCTGACCTGTCTGCAGGAGTTACTGGAGGACGGAGGAAAGACTACAGG GGCtgagaagaaaataatgaatgcaGCGAGCAAGCTGGCGGCCATGGCTAAATTGCTGGAGACGCCTATCAAAAGTAAATCTGTAAAGAACTTCAGTTTACAAA GTGGTTTGCCGGCTGTGTTACCTCCAGGTGGACACGCAGGTTGCAGTAATAACCCGTCAACACTTCCTGAGcttcctgagtttcctgagCTTCCTGACATAAGGCCAGAGGAGAGATCCAACAGGGAAAGGAATTCTGCTGAtttagagcagaaaaaaaatgctgcagcaAGGACTAAACCTTTGAATCACCAGGACGTTTCTGCTTCTGGGAAGGAGGCGGCCTCAGCAGATGCAGGGCTGAAACCTCAATCAGCTGCTCACAAACACCTCCGCTCTTACAAACCTTCCCAAGAGATGACTTCACCATCCCAGGTAGATTTTGTCAATGTGTCTGTGAGGAGTAAAAACAGAGAGCTGTACCTGCAGGGAGTGGACAACCAGCCCAACTCTGAGCGAAAGAACAAACCCTTCCTCATCCAGGAGGCTCCTGTCAGAGATGAGAAACGCACCGACTGGAGTATGACCAGCAGTGACTCAGACACGGGCTTCCAGGTTTCCAGACTCTCCTACTCAGGAGGGAAAGTCGAACCAGTGAAGCcgttctctgtctctgctgcatcAGACAGTGACCTGGGAGAGTTTGGTGGCCTCACCCCAAATGTTTCTGACGTGACTGTTTATAATGAAATCGCCAAGAAGACGCCTCACACCCAGACCTTGAACCATGCAAAGAtgagcacacacagagagccCACTCCTGGCTCTGAGGCTGAGAAACAGCATGGAGTTTGTTCAAGGCCTCTGTTCTCCGAGCTGAGACAGCGACAGCAGGACAGCGGCTTTGATAGTCCGTTCTACCAACAGAAATGA
- the cep152 gene encoding centrosomal protein of 152 kDa isoform X1: MSIDFDSAALQTQHDDEEEYDQEDYAREQELQKLLTDLPDDMLEDSRDSSSPELEYSPCSNKKTGNSPQSTWPQQWSAHPRPTSHEQNYEVEYDQHSHDEYGYEDGAAQINGHRSHPQSQPLPHTWNQQSQDHQFTQGDYTYTSMGTEKSPETSDFSTEEYGAKQYPQGANNGVVYNGEGGRRDNQNYGDHDSARNHFHSVQGNRVMDQYKASYNPHQPKMFNSQAVHQEGQLDHLQREFLDSTQQTADREQLAQLQILNKAQQRQIEDLERKLEDSRRNMRYVEHQLAIAKDEKDGLAVSLKESSRLVEEAREREVQMHNKLKAMEHQVKVLTERDQENMKRQRVAEAAVDSMKQQMLELCRSDTLSRSREQHDRDLTVMKEQHDSALLTIQQKLDLTSQALDEQIDDCQGLRERVKQLERQREEEQLERARVVNALSQRLEESQQQCAKLLHTSSVQETTQMQIKLQQAQSAKALGENMNKVLQEDLADLKEQITLYESAVKHGVIALDLTSDCENQLSESCVDLGLKKTNRKNGLLHSTALANLSDSKLPKDEAMRLLRVEMQRCLSSLKGKRQKISQLQEELQLCQGRVNELQTQLDDAKLSSSVRETSQMKHLDITGESQKEFMSLQEDKQHLQEQVELLEKKNKELKQSEEKVRSANGELCSKMREMIQELDKEKQEASERSERIHQQYRDDVVSQIRTELMLEHDAHVEQLTEQHQQQLQQLQTQLSEANDKMLAVQECYLSVCKEKDTLEEHMRNREKEEALIRENEQNMSEESVTAVEKLRAELEAQHQASIYQLKALWSKEKETEIQLQVDAHVASAKAAWKEELHKMERTWVQRLEDARREKHRETAEASCQADDIEASSGTITVEDLDSRLSAQKQQLQLEADKVKRKAVEEARKRIQRELHEKHLEDMAKQVEGAVTRAYNRWIEDLTSLPEYQASLQTEREKWEELQEKLTEQQVSQALREAEGQWRKKQKNQLEEQSSGSQRVEELQEEVAALQTRLEQVRREQAALLKAELAGARAAWNRDKQQEISAIQVRSEQVYQTKLQEQHRKLEQALQQAREDSDLEKKELLLQMEAKLQQTLGAREEEWRCQHAEKEQAKGQQMRDELRAELRTSLAEVQAQLLRDTKTDQQGAEDIRSTSGSSEGTITQIIHTSCRDIVNRAVTQAKKEWKKISEERLGRVLKETQQQHEREMDRMQNSLSQQKEQAPCRKECAETVSKLQKKNQELQRHLEKACRQLQHSVREHKTALKQLTDEHESSLQKAKEEHLQQLEEVKRAKESSGSSDNQQSLQQGLEEMKQQYLMTVEKIRGDMLRYLQESRERAAEMIRKEVQRERQDTARKMRRYYLTCLQELLEDGGKTTGQEAVIVLNLFACFIMAPQANCIDLPVLCRAEKKIMNAASKLAAMAKLLETPIKSKSVKNFSLQSGLPAVLPPGGHAGCSNNPSTLPELPEFPELPDIRPEERSNRERNSADLEQKKNAAARTKPLNHQDVSASGKEAASADAGLKPQSAAHKHLRSYKPSQEMTSPSQVDFVNVSVRSKNRELYLQGVDNQPNSERKNKPFLIQEAPVRDEKRTDWSMTSSDSDTGFQVSRLSYSGGKVEPVKPFSVSAASDSDLGEFGGLTPNVSDVTVYNEIAKKTPHTQTLNHAKMSTHREPTPGSEAEKQHGVCSRPLFSELRQRQQDSGFDSPFYQQK, translated from the exons ATGTCTATTGATTTTGATAGTGCTGCTCTTCAAACCCAgcatgatgatgaagaagaataCGACCAGGAGGACTATGCAAGAGAGCAAGAG ctgCAGAAGCTGCTCACAGACCTGCCTGATGACATGCTGGAGGACAGCCGAGACTCCTCCTCCCCAGAGCTGGAGTACTCTCCCTGCAGCAATAAAAAAACTGGCAACAG CCCACAATCCACGTGGCCTCAGCAATGGTCAGCTCATCCAAGGCCAACCTCTCATGAACAG AACTATGAGGTTGAATATGATCAACACTCTCATGATGAGTACGGTTATGAGGATGGAGCTGCTCAGATCAACGGACATCGTAGTCACCCCCAAAGTCAGCCTCTGCCTCATACGTGGAACCAGCAGTCACAGGACCATCAGTTCACCCAGGGAGATTATACATACACCAGCATGGGCACAGAAAAATCGCCAGAGACTAGTGATTTCTCCACAGAAGAGTATGGGGCTAAACAATACCCTCAAGGCGCTAATAACGGTGTAGTGTACAATGGAGAAGGAGGACGCAGAGACAACCAAAACTACGGGGACCACGACAGTGCCAGAAACCATTTTCAT TCTGTACAGGGGAACAGAGTAATGGATCAGTACAAGGCCAGCTACAATCCTCATCAGCCAAAGATGTTTAACTCGCAGGCCGTTCACCAAGAAGGTCAACTGGACCATCTGCAAAGAGAATTCCTCGACTCCACACAAC AAACAGCTGATAGGGAGCAGCTTGCCCAGCTGCAGATTTTAAACAAGGCTCAGCAGAGGCAGATTGAAGACTTGGAGCGAAAACTGGAGGATTCAAGGCGTAATATGAGATACGTCGAGCATCAGTTAGCCATTGCCAAAG ATGAAAAAGATGGCCTAGCAGTAAGTCTAAAGGAATCGAGTCGATTGGTTGAAGAGgccagggagagagaggttCAAATGCATAACAAATTGAAGGCAATGGAGCACCAAGTAAAGGTCCTTACGGAGAGAGACCAGGAG AACATGAAGAGGCAGAGGGTGGCAGAGGCTGCCGTGGACAGCATGAAGCAGCAGATGTTGGAGCTTTGTCGCTCTGACACCCTGTCCAGATCACGGGAGCAGCATGACAGAGACCTTACTGTCATGAAGGAGCAGCATGACTCTGCACTGTTGACAATACAGCAGAAACTGGACTTGACCTCTCAGGCGCTGGACGAACAG ATTGATGATTGTCAAGGGTTACGAGAGCGGGTGAAGCAGCTGGAGCgccagagagaagaagagcaacTGGAGAGAGCCAGAGTCGTTAACGCCCTCTCTCAGCGTCTGGAGGAGAGTCAACAGCAATGTGCCAAGCTGCTGCACACAA GTTCAGTGCAGGAGACGACTCAGATGCAAATCAAACTACAGCAGGCTCAATCAGCCAAGGCACTGGgtgaaaacatgaacaaagtctTACAG GAGGATCTGGCTGATTTGAAGGAACAGATCACCCTGTATGAATCTGCTGTGAAACATGGTGTTATTGCATTAGACCTGACCAGTGATTGTGAGAACCAGCTGTCTGAATCCTGCGTGGATTTAggattaaagaaaacaaataggAAAAATGGCCTGCTTCACAG TACTGCGCTGGCTAACCTGTCGGACTCCAAACTGCCCAAAGATGAAGCTATGCGTTTGCTGCGAGTGGAGATGCAGCGCTGCCTGAGTAGTCTGAAGGGGAAGCGGCAGAAGATCAgtcagctgcaggaggagctcCAGCTCTGTCAGGGTCGAGTGAACGAGCTGCAGACCCAGTTAGATGACGCCAAGCTCAGTTCTTCG GTCAGAGAGACCAGCCAGATGAAACATCTAGACATCACTGGAGAATCTCAGAAAGAGTTTATGAGCCTACAGGAAGACAAACAACACTTGCAGGAACAAGTGGAG TTGTTAGAAAAGAAGAATAAGGAGCTGAAACAGAGTGAGGAGAAGGTGAGGTCTGCCAATGGGGAGCTTTGCAGCAAGATGAGGGAGATGATCCAGGAACTGgacaaagagaagcaggaggCCTCTGAGAG ATCTGAGCGCATACATCAGCAGTACAGGGACGATGTGGTGAGCCAGATCCGAACAGAGCTCATGCTGGAACATGACGCTCACGTTGAACAGCTGACTgaacagcaccagcagcagctccagcagttaCA GACCCAGCTGTCTGAGGCCAATGATAAGATGTTGGCCGTGCAAGAGTGTTACTTATCTGTCTGCAAGGAGAAGGACACGCTGGAAGAACACATGCGCAacagggagaaggaggaggctTTGATCAGGGAAAATGAG CAAAACATGAGTGAGGAGAGTGTTACCGCTGTGGAGAAGCTGAGGGCTGAGCTTGAGGCTCAGCATCAGGCTTCAATATACCAGCTCAAAGCTCTCTGGTCCAAAGAAAAGGAGACTGAGATCCAGCTGCAGGTGGACGCTCACGTAGCCTCGGCCAAGGCTGCTTGGAAAGAGGAACTACATAAG ATGGAGAGGACTTGGGTCCAGAGGCTGGAGGATGCTAGGAGAGAGAAGCACAGAGAGACTGCTGAGGCATCCTGTCAGGCAGATGACATTGAGGCCAGCAGTGGGACGATTACTGTTGAGGATCTCGACTCCAGGCTCAGTGCccagaaacagcagctgcagctggaagctGACAAAGTCAAACGCAAAGCTGTGGAAGAAGCCAGGAAACGAATCCAGAGAGAGCTACACGAGAAACACCTCGAAGACATGGCCAAACAG GTTGAAGGTGCAGTAACAAGGGCCTACAATCGCTGGATTGAGGATTTGACTTCATTACCTGAATACCAAGCCTCTCTccaaacagagagggagaaatgggAGGAACTACAAGAAAAACTGACAGAACAACAG GTGTCCCAGGCCCTGAGGGAGGCAGAGGGGCAGTGGCGTAAGAAGCAAAAGAACCAGCTTGAGGAACAGAGCTCAGGATCCCAGAGAGTGGAGGAGCTCCAAGAGGAGGTGGCAGCTCTCCAGACTCGGCTGGAGCAAGTGAGGAGAGAGCAGGCTGCCCTGCTGAAGGCTGAGCTGGCCGGAGCGAGAGCGGCCTGGAACCGAGACAAACAACAGGAGATCTCTGCCATCCAGGTCCGCAGTGAGCAGGTGTACCAAACCAAGCTCCAAGAGCAACACAGAAAGCTGGAGCAGGCTTTGCAGCAGGCCAGAGAGGACTCAGACCTCGAGAAGAAGGAGCTGCTCCTCCAGATGGAGGCCAAACTACAACAGACTCTAGGAGCCCGAGAGGAGGAATGGAGATGTCAGCATGCAGAGAAGGAGCAGGCCAAGGGACAGCAGATGAGAGATGAACTACGAGCAGAGCTTCGGACTAGTCTGGCAGAGGTCCAGGCACAACTTCTCAGGGATACCAAAACAGATCAGCAGGGCGCTGAAGACATCAGGAGTACCAGCGGGTCCTCAGAGGGCACAATAACACAAATCATCCACACATCCTGCAGAGACATAGTCAACAGAGCAGTAACTCAAGCTAAGAAGGAATGGAAAAAA ATCAGTGAGGAGAGACTGGGCCGTGTgttaaaagaaacacagcaacagCATGAGAGAGAAATGGACAGAATGCAAA ACTCTTTGTCCCAGCAGAAGGAACAGGCTCCTTGTAGGAAGGAGTGCGCTGAGACTGTAAGTaagctgcagaagaagaatCAGGAGCTCCAGAGACACTTGGAGAAAGCCTGTCGACAACTGCAGCACAGCGTTCGAGAGCACAAAACTGCCCTGAAGCAGCTAACAG ATGAGCATGAGAGCAGCTTACAGAAGGCAAAGGAGGAGCATCTGCAGCAGCTAGAAGAAGTGAAGAGGGCCAAAGAATCCTCAgg GAGTTCTGACAACCAGCAAAGTCTTCAGCAAGGACTCGAGGAGATGAAGCAGCAATACCTGATGACTGTAGAGAAGATCAGAG GAGACATGCTGCGTTACCTCCAGGAGAGCCGGGAGCGAGCAGCCGAAATGATCCGCAAGGAGGTGCAGAGGGAAAGGCAGGACACTGCCAGAAAGATGCGGCGCTATTATCTGACCTGTCTGCAGGAGTTACTGGAGGACGGAGGAAAGACTACAGGGCAAGAAGCCGTAATTGTTCTAAACTTGTTTGCCTGCTTCATCATGGCTCCTCAGGCTAATTGTATTGATCTTCCTGTCCTCTGCAGGGCtgagaagaaaataatgaatgcaGCGAGCAAGCTGGCGGCCATGGCTAAATTGCTGGAGACGCCTATCAAAAGTAAATCTGTAAAGAACTTCAGTTTACAAA GTGGTTTGCCGGCTGTGTTACCTCCAGGTGGACACGCAGGTTGCAGTAATAACCCGTCAACACTTCCTGAGcttcctgagtttcctgagCTTCCTGACATAAGGCCAGAGGAGAGATCCAACAGGGAAAGGAATTCTGCTGAtttagagcagaaaaaaaatgctgcagcaAGGACTAAACCTTTGAATCACCAGGACGTTTCTGCTTCTGGGAAGGAGGCGGCCTCAGCAGATGCAGGGCTGAAACCTCAATCAGCTGCTCACAAACACCTCCGCTCTTACAAACCTTCCCAAGAGATGACTTCACCATCCCAGGTAGATTTTGTCAATGTGTCTGTGAGGAGTAAAAACAGAGAGCTGTACCTGCAGGGAGTGGACAACCAGCCCAACTCTGAGCGAAAGAACAAACCCTTCCTCATCCAGGAGGCTCCTGTCAGAGATGAGAAACGCACCGACTGGAGTATGACCAGCAGTGACTCAGACACGGGCTTCCAGGTTTCCAGACTCTCCTACTCAGGAGGGAAAGTCGAACCAGTGAAGCcgttctctgtctctgctgcatcAGACAGTGACCTGGGAGAGTTTGGTGGCCTCACCCCAAATGTTTCTGACGTGACTGTTTATAATGAAATCGCCAAGAAGACGCCTCACACCCAGACCTTGAACCATGCAAAGAtgagcacacacagagagccCACTCCTGGCTCTGAGGCTGAGAAACAGCATGGAGTTTGTTCAAGGCCTCTGTTCTCCGAGCTGAGACAGCGACAGCAGGACAGCGGCTTTGATAGTCCGTTCTACCAACAGAAATGA